One stretch of Leishmania infantum JPCM5 genome chromosome 24 DNA includes these proteins:
- a CDS encoding putative protein phosphotase, whose product MKGGSRVRETVRDPPPASTESSVSLPPQDLSTSRSKVVAVPRHGGGAVVRWHKDSPAVKVTAADAAVHASWVSAAHLFVNPHTDTVQLTLLQPGVRTYVDGQRLMRIGSPVEVRATQRISFGADPTSYMITPAPRDLVPGTHAACPPPPLAVPAYPAAVSREGQTSSLSTSPPSCFSPCLDCSLPPLCVDGVGERDAATAVSTSPEALKAGVAPANTGSRQSDTPREAVSESPLLAAPRASKMRGCCLTHASRSIAVKTASTAEDASAVCRTAEKCAISAPLTERTSTDLLVQCTATVARCSADVVSTTTGAALPPVYSEEEQLGAAACSPSQGLTGEHANSLASLCNETAELARRGIFNDESRARTHLHIRPCWTLGPVTSVRSPDWEVLRAMQGDTTPPVPHGIYQFSCGSVGFDDAMMQLRRGRVGPLAPSAGEVRQRPQPLRPHLRRSGAARHCVARHPSRRLSLEFAERISIDVEGGGKAAATHATPSSRDEAVTEPSSVLSSDLTATQSACRRPYMREKLHLCPRVPVNPFIVEAFGKTHRYRPLAHLSDTQHADSSGSSAKSGDGGAPVDVFDRFAGVPWRHPIVADEMVTPRTEALLRDILRRHPDSTSASEDATFLHCALRRSYDADGDRFSYVDSPAFVQLIYTRFSSLLTAIKARLQASRPVLRLSSPLLCGGDLLGSFADLMVLLDSVAHFAHWSTMHTSLLLLGNYVDVGWHSVEVCMLLCCWAYLQPGKVHLLRGPHEDPAVNGSYRLLGKRCLRYKCRQRFGSRRGIALWAQLNDVFTLLPVAAVIDERVFATHGGVPLLRASTAPGGEEEKGAAVRRQRGGKAPAHCLYSGTSGSPTPTSSDANTPVSFLCHLAAGVGSAERRTPCSHERGGDDARQSVLFAARRPCCMRYHRSQTPVMEKPRDVITVEYAEAQKDITAIGLLSLEPLSGDQVDESDECPRTSREWATARGAVVSATALPSSPTPPSSTVPPPRQGMTGVAPEGRCDMSAAVALSAATTQTPASAPVSPSSRAADTRSIVAATPSHSEAMARTTPACNTPSAATDNVLCVVHGGRVATQRSTDACHEAFSSMEGPRRDDFLPFEALQQGCAPPAAAAAESSPAPCSAASACVTGSEVRSAQEREADTWLPPTHTSVDEGAPSEDDFANLLEAMHTCEYAFRTLQRSTPLESQDVTRRLRLVRELLWNRPREATAKLLTPEEELDSDEKNAAAVPWWRPYRVEGCCCCCPAGRAHRCCHTFGSGGLIRFFLRFHFSMLIRGAPEDPSELYGAELSEEGRLLTLNTCSRRCKTVLQAAACVVESQTLRLATWGSQELADSLGQLSLSSLPGVRETEASRADFEQFVCDTLRTRLRDHHIVGPADQWSVLSAYKTYIRRRAAASAASRRL is encoded by the coding sequence ATGAAAGGCGGCTCACGTGTGAGGGAGACGGTGCGCGAtccaccgccggcgtcaaCGGAATCATCAGTATCGCTACCCCCGCAGGACCTCAGCACCAGTCGCTCGAAAGTGGTTGCCGTcccgcgccacggcggcggcgctgttgtGAGGTGGCACAAAGATAGTCCCGCGGTCAAGGTAacggcggcggatgcggcAGTGCACGCCAGTTGGGTGAGTGCGGCACACCTCTTCGTCAAcccgcacacagacacggtGCAACTGACACTCCTGCAGCCTGGGGTGCGCACCTACGTTGATGGCCAGCGCCTGATGCGAATCGGCTCTCCCGTAGAGGTGCGGGCAACCCAGCGCATATCCTTTGGTGCGGACCCGACGTCCTACATGATAACGCCGGCCCCGCGCGACCTCGTTCCGGGCACGCATGCAGCgtgcccgccgccaccgttggcggtgccggcgtaTCCGGCAGCGGTAAGTCGGGAGGGGCAGACGTCGTCGCTTTCCACGTCACCGCCCTCGTGCTTTTCACCCTGTCTAGACTGCTCTCTGCCACCGCTGTGCGTTGACGGAGTGGGGGAGCGAGACGCAGCCACAGCTGTCTCAACGTCTCCAGAGGCCTTGAAAGCCGGTGTCGCACCAGCGAACACGGGATCGAGGCAGAGCGACACACCGCGCGAGGCTGTTTCAGAATCCCCACTTCTGGCAGCGCCACGGGCCTCGAAAATGCGCGGGTGTTGCCTTACCCACGCGtcgcgcagcatcgccgtcaAGACCGCCTCTACTGCAGAGGACGCAAGCGCTGTCTGCCGGACGGCGGAGAAGTGTGCCATCAGCGCACCGCTGACGGAGAGGACATCAACGGACCTTCTCGTGCAGTGCACCGCGACGGTAGCACGTTGCTCTGCGGACGTGGTGAGTACCACTACCGGTGCTGCTTTACCGCCTGTCTactcggaggaggagcagctcggGGCCGCGGCGTGCTCACCGTCGCAGGGCCTCACTGGTGAGCACGCGAACTCACTCGCATCCCTCTGCAACGAAACGGCTGAGCTGGCGCGGCGAGGAATCTTCAATGATGAGTCgcgagcgcgcacgcatctcCACATCAGGCCGTGCTGGACTTTGGGCCCCGTCACCAGTGTGCGCTCCCCGGACtgggaggtgctgcgcgccatgCAGGGTGACACAACACCACCGGTGCCACACGGCATCTACCAGttcagctgcggcagcgtcggcttCGATGATGCGATGATGCAGCTTCGCAGAGGACGCGTTGGCCCTCTGGCACCGTCAGCGGGGGAGGTGAGACAACGGCCACAGCCCCTGAGGCCGCACTTGCGACGGTCTGGCGCGGCCCGGCACTGTGTAGCCCGCCACCCCAGTCGCAGGCTCTCTTTGGAGTTCGCCGAGCGCATCTCCATCGATGTGGAGGGCGGAGGcaaagcagcagccacgcacGCGACGCCTTCGTCAAGGGATGAGGCGGTCACCGAGCCCTCCAGTGTCCTGAGCAGTGACCTCACCGCTACCCAGAGTGCATGTCGGCGTCCTTATATGCGGGAAAAGCTGCACTTGTGTCCGCGCGTGCCGGTGAACCCGTTTATCGTCGAGGCTTTCGGCAAGACGCATCGGTATCGACCGCTGGCTCACCTGAGCGACACGCAGCACGCAgacagcagtggcagcagcgccaagaGCGGTGATGGGGGTGCGCCAGTGGACGTCTTCGACCGGTTTGCTGGCGTGCCATGGCGGCACCCGATCGTCGCCGACGAGATGGTGACCCCGCGaacggaggcgctgctgcgcgataTCCTGCGGCGCCATCCTGACTCGACGTCGGCGTCCGAAGACGCGACCTTTCTGCACTGCGCCCTGCGACGCTCATACGACGCGGATGGAGACCGCTTCTCGTACGTGGACTCACCAGCATTCGTGCAGCTGATCTACACGAGATTCTCCTCTTTGCTAACGGCTATCAAGGCACGTTTGCAGGCGAGTCGTCCCGTGTTGCGCCTGTCGTccccgctgctgtgcggcggCGATTTACTGGGCAGCTTCGCGGACCtgatggtgctgctcgacagCGTCGCCCATTTTGCCCACTGGTCTACGATGCacacgtcgctgctgctgctcggcaacTACGTGGACGTCGGCTGGCACAGCGTAGAGGTGTGCATGCTGCTGTGCTGTTGGGCGTATTTGCAACCAGGCAAAGTGCACCTCCTTCGCGGCCCTCACGAGGACCCGGCAGTAAACGGCAGCTACCGCCTGCTGGGAAAGCGCTGCCTGCGTTATAAGTGCCGGCAGCGCTTTGGCTCGCGCAGGGGCATCGCCCTGTGGGCGCAGCTGAACGACGTCTTTACCCTGCtaccggtggcggcggtgattGATGAGCGGGTATTTGCCacgcacggcggcgtgccactgctgcgcgcgtCGACAGCACcgggtggggaggaggagaagggtgCTGCCGTGAGGCGCCAGCGTGGGGGCAAGGCGCCAGCGCACTGCTTGTACAGCGGCACCTCTGGCTCACCGACGCCGACCTCGTCGGATGCAAACACTCCGGTGTCCTTCTTGTGCCACCTAGCAGCAGGCGTTGGCTCCGCAGAACGGCGAACTCCCTGCTCGCACGAGaggggcggcgacgatgccaGGCAGAGCGTGCTGtttgcggcgcgccgccccTGCTGTATGCGGTATCACCGCTCACAGACACCCGTGATGGAAAAACCACGCGATGTTATCACGGTGGAGTACGCCGAGGCGCAGAAAGACATCACCGCGATCGGGCTGCTTTCACTCGAACCGCTCTCCGGCGACCAAGTGGACGAGAGCGATGAATGCCCAAGGACCAGCAGAGAATGGGCAACAGCAAGAGGTGCGGTGGTCTCCGCCACGGCCCTTCCATCGTCCCCGACGCCTCCGAGTAGTACCgtgccacctcctcgccagGGCATGACGGGGGTGGCACCCGAGGGCAGATGTGACATgagcgctgccgttgcgctgTCAGCTGCAACCACCCAGACCCCCGCGTCAGCACCGGTTTCGCCGTCGTCTCGGGCCGCCGACACCAGGTCCATCGTCGCTGCCACACCTTCACACTCCGAAGCGATGGCGCGAACGACCCCTGCGTGTAACACGCCATCTGCTGCAACGGATAACGTTCTGTGCGTTGTGCATGGCGGTCGTGTCGCCACACAGAGGTCCACGGACGCGTGTCACGAGGCCTTCTCATCGATGGAGGGACCGCGGCGAGACGACTTTCTTCCATTCGAGGCACTCCAGCAAGggtgcgctcctccagcagcggcagcagcagagagctCCCCGGCACCgtgctccgccgccagcgcatgcGTCACCGGCTCTGAAGTGCGGAGCGCGCAGGAACGCGAGGCCGACACGTGGCTGCCTCCAACGCACACCTCGGTGGACGAGGGCGCGCCGTCCGAGGACGACTTTGCCAACCTTCTTGAGGCCATGCACACATGTGAGTATGCCTTTCGCACCCTCCAGCGCTCCACCCCGTTGGAAAGCCAAGACGTGACCCGGCGTCTCCGGCTCGTGCGCGAGCTTCTGTGGAATCGACCACGTGAGGCGACAGCCAAACTGCTCACGCCTGAGGAAGAGTTGGACAGCGATGAAAagaacgcggcggcggtgccgtggtGGCGACCCTATCGAGTggagggctgctgctgttgctgccctGCTGGCCgtgcgcatcgctgctgccacaccTTCGGCTCTGGCGGCCTCATCCGCTTTTTCCTCCGCTTCCACTTTTCCATGTTGATACGCGGGGCGCCGGAAGACCCTTCTGAGCTGTACGGAGCTGAGTTATCCGAAGAAGGCCGGCTGCTGACACTGAATACGTGCAGCCGAAGGTGCAAGACGGTTttgcaggcggcggcgtgcgtggtggAGTCTCAGACGCTGCGCCTTGCCACGTGGGGGTCGCAGGAACTCGCCGATTCTCTTGGACAGCTGTCACTGAGCAGTCTCCCCGGTGTTCGAGAGACGGAGGCGTCGAGGGCAGACTTTGAACAGTTTGTGTGCGATACGCTGCGCACCCGCCTGCGCGATCATCACATTGTTGGCCCGGCCGATCAGTGGAGTGTGCTCTCAGCGTACAAGACCTACATCCGACGGCGAGCGGCGgccagcgcagcgtcgcgaaGGCTGTAG
- a CDS encoding dynein intermediate-chain-like protein, which translates to MNALSSPRASIGKHRALHSAAAGNAARKQSSGGQAEVIAAVLGRESNKPAAEVVVERILKAADPHVMSVPVYYDYKKDARVYKCFPSTRQVSTLFAMDGNTIAKDSPEALQQEEDRHRRIQEVEVAAAAETNPDLVEEGVSTRILKNQFNYSDRGSQTMNQPMKERTVMTDPPPSASFGGLATAWAIYDAYEGERIQAEKAAAAQRRAAQAARTSKDEENALTHAAAEASIRDGADVGPKGVVELLASPEFRSALQVMERMVNQNDCQDIIDDFKYWEDQSDLYKEDGTLLPLWRFFTEKTRKKAVTAIALNGRYSDLFAVGYGSYDFLKPCKGTVHCFTLKNAVPTGSGAPVPAHPEFSFHLDCGVLCLAFHPREHSLLACGLYDGSVCVFDMRVSSHDTGSANHGRPLYRANVRTGKHMDPVWQIMWMESTPELSFYSISTDGRVANWMLSKRELTSRDVLKLNTGVCTVDPEQMLLNELGGMSFDYSPAHDKMVVGTQEGNLLLCTVSHNGQCVERYEGHSMAVYTTRWSPFHPDIFLTCSADWTVKLWTKGSPSPLVVFDLGDAVGDVAWAPYSSTVFAAVTAGGKVCVFDVAQNKTEPLCAQTVVKNAKLTHIVFSEADPILFVGDTRGTVLTLKLSPNLRKVSKPGKGEPTDAAHIKTLEVEKLNHLVEVTMKDRALLGV; encoded by the coding sequence ATGAACGCCCTCTCAAGCCCTCGGGCTTCCATCGGCAAGCACCGCGCCTTGCacagcgcggctgccggcaATGCGGCTCGAaagcagagcagcggcggacaAGCAGAGGTGATTGCCGCGGTGCTGGGGCGGGAGTCGAACAAGCCAGCTGCCGAGGTCGTCGTGGAGCGCATCCTAAAAGCTGCCGACCCGCACGTGATGTCGGTACCGGTGTACTACGATTATAAGAAGGATGCGCGCGTGTATAAGTGCTTCCCCAGTACACGGCAGGTTTCGACCCTCTTCGCCATGGACGGCAACACTATCGCTAAAGACTCGCctgaggcgctgcagcaggaggaggatcgccatcgccgcatccaggaggtggaggtggccgccgcggcggaaaCGAACCCGGACTTGGTCGAGGAAGGTGTGTCCACACGCATTCTCAAGAACCAGTTCAACTATAGCGACCGTGGCAGCCAGACGATGAACCAGCCGATGAAGGAGCGCACCGTCATGACGgacccgccgccgtcggcctCCTTTGGCGGGCTCGCGACGGCGTGGGCTATCTACGACGCCTACGAGGGGGAGCGCATCCAGGCCGAGaaggcagccgcggcgcaaCGGCGTGCCGCCCAAGCCGCACGAACGAGCAAGGATGAAGAGAACGCGCTCACCCATGCCGCGGCCGAAGCGTCTATCCGCGATGGTGCGGATGTCGGCCCGAAAGGcgtggtggagctgctggcgtcgcCGGAGTTTCGCAGCGCACTGCAGGTAATGGAGCGCATGGTGAACCAGAACGATTGCCAGGATATCATTGACGACTTCAAATACTGGGAGGATCAGAGCGATCTTTACAAGGAGGACggcacgctgctgcccttgtgGCGATTCTTCACGGAGAAGACGCGCAAGAAGGCCGTTACTGCCATTGCCCTCAACGGTCGCTACTCGGACCTCTTCGCGGTCGGCTACGGTAGCTACGACTTCTTGAAGCCGTGCAAGGGCACGGTTCACTGCTTCACTCTCAAGAACGCAGTGCCGACGGGCTCTGGCGCCCCCGTTCCGGCGCACCCGGAGTTCTCCTTTCACCTAGACTGCGGTGTGCTCTGTCTCGCTTTCCACCCACGTGAGCACTCGCTGCTTGCCTGCGGCCTCTATGAtggcagcgtgtgcgtgttcgaCATGCGGGTGAGCTCCCACGACACGGGGAGTGCGAACCACGGTCGCCCGCTCTACCGCGCCAACGTGCGTACTGGTAAGCACATGGACCCTGTGTGGCAGATCATGTGGATGGAGAGCACACCAGAGCTGTCCTTCTACTCCATAAGCACAGATGGCCGCGTGGCGAACTGGATGCTGAGCAAGAGGGAGCTGACGTCGCGGGACGTGCTGAAGCTTAACACTGGCGTTTGCACCGTGGACCCGGAGCAGATGCTGCTGAATGAGCTCGGCGGCATGTCGTTCGACTACTCACCCGCCCACGACAAGATGGTCGTCGGCACGCAGGAGGGCAACCTGCTCCTGTGCACGGTCAGCCACAATGGCCAGTGCGTCGAGCGCTATGAGGGGCACAGCATGGCGGTCTACACGACGCGCTGGAGCCCATTCCACCCGGACATCTTCCTCACCTGCTCGGCAGACTGGACTGTCAAGCTGTGGACGAAgggctctccctctccgttgGTCGTGTTTGAcctcggcgacgccgtcggcgatGTCGCGTGGGCGCCGTACAGCTCCACCGtgttcgccgccgtcaccgcggGTGGCAAAGTGTGCGTATTCGACGTAGCACAGAACAAGACGGAGCCCCTGTGCGCGCAGACAGTCGTGAAGAACGCGAAGCTGACTCACATTGTCTTCAGTGAGGCGGACCCGATACTGTTCGTCGGTGACACTCGCGGCACCGTTCTGACTCTCAAGCTGTCTCCTAACTTGCGTAAGGTGTCGAAACCCGGAAAGGGGGAGCCGACGGATGCGGCGCACATCAAGACGTTGGAGGTAGAGAAGCTGAACCACCTGGTAGAGGTCACCATGAAGGACCGCGCGCTGTTGGGTGTGTAG